A genomic stretch from Erigeron canadensis isolate Cc75 chromosome 9, C_canadensis_v1, whole genome shotgun sequence includes:
- the LOC122583913 gene encoding ABC transporter C family member 5, with translation MSFMIMGMFDLRLLELIASGFNFTLVVLSVLIVFGKKIRVYVDRNRVFRKEDVDDIGGTHRVSLIRENGSGGGLEAEFLDVEIGKLYKASVYCCFYVLLIQTVVLCYDSVCLITNSAQGDEKGFVVSLESLLFPASQFFAWFVLSFSTLSCKAKTLERYPFVMRVWWIVSFMISLCILYVNGKEITIQGLESLKSSHLIANLAVTPVLGFLGFVGLRGITGIYVVRGSDLQDPLLVDEDEEDAGCLKVTPYSDAGLFSLATLSWLNSILAIGVKRPLELRDIPLLAPEDRSKFNYKILNSNWERLKAENRPSLAWALLRSFWKEAAKNAVFASSYTLVSYVGPYMITDFVDYLGGIEHYPHEGYILAGVFFVAKLTETLTTRQWYLGVDILGMHVRSALTAMVYRKGLRLSSLARQSHTSGEIVNYMAVDVQRVGDYAWYLHDIWMLPMQIVLALAILYKSVGIACIATLLATILSIVITIPLARVQELYQDKLMAAKDDRMRKTSECLRNMRILKSQAWEDRYKVRLEEMRSVEFKWLKKALYSQAFITFFFWSSPIFVAAVTFGTSILIGNQLTAGGVLSALATFRILQEPLRNFPDLVSMMAQTKVSLDRITGFLLEEELQEDATIVLPHGMSDVAIEVKDGEFQWDPSSPRPTLSNIQMKVEKGMRVAVCGSVGSGKSSFLSCILGEIPKISGEVRICGSAAYVSQSAWIQSGNIEENVLFGNPMDKAKYKRILNACSLKKDLELFSHGDQTIIGDRGINLSGGQKQRVQLARALYQDADIYLLDDPFSAVDAHTGSELFKEYIMTALATKTVVFVTHQIEFLPAADLILVLKEGQIIQAGKYEELLQAGTDLNALVSAHQEAIDAMDIYNHSDDESDDNNSLIRNCESIGSSMDSTTKVPNEKASISDRKAIKEKKKAKRSRKKQLVQEEERERGKISMKIYLSYMAAAYKGLLIPLIIIAQTLFQGLQIASNWWMAWANPQTEGDTARVNNLVLIAVYMGLAFGSSWFIFVRAVLVATFGLAAAQKLFVKMLNNVFRAPMSFFDSTPAGRILNRVSVDQSVVDLDIPFRLGGFASTTIQLLGIVGVMTQVTWQVLLLIVPMAIACLWMQKYYMASSRELVRIVSIQKSPIINLFGESIAGAATIRGFGQEKRFMKRNLYLLDCFARPFFCSIAAIEWLCLRMELISTFVFAFCLVLLVSFPRKAIDPSMAGLAVTYGLQLNARLSRWILSFCKLENKIISIERIHQYCHIPSEAPPIIEESRPPPSWPEEGKIEIIDLKVRYKESLPVVLRGVTCEFPGGKKIGIVGRTGSGKSTLIQALFRLIEPEGGQIIIDNIDISSIGLHDLRSRLSIIPQDPTLFEGTIRGNLDPLEEHTDQEVWEALDKSQLGDTVREKEQKLDAPVLENGDNWSVGQRQLVSLGRALLKQARILVLDEATASVDSATDNLIQKIIRQEFKDCTVCTIAHRIPTVIDSDLVLVLSDGKVAEFDSPTRLLEDKSSMFYKLVTEYSSRSSSIPDF, from the exons atgAGTTTTATGATCATGGGTATGTTTGATTTGAGGTTGTTAGAGCTAATTGCAAGTGGGTTTAATTTCACATTGGTTGTACTATctgttttgattgtttttggGAAGAAGATTCGGGTTTATGTTGATCGAAATCGAGTTTTTCGAAAAgaagatgttgatgatattgggGGTACTCATAGGGTTTCTTTGATCAGAGAAAATGGAAGTGGTGGTGGACTTGAAGCTGAGTTTCTCGATGTCGAAATTGGTAAACTTTATAAAGCATCAGTTTATTGTTGCTTTTATGTTTTGCTTATACAAACTGTGGTTTTATGTTATGATAGTGTTTGTTTGATTACAAATTCTGCACAAGGGgatgaaaaaggttttgtagtAAGTTTAGAATCTTTGTTGTTCCCTGCATCACAGTTTTTCGCCTGGTTCGTTTTGAGTTTTTCGACACTTAGTTGTAAGGCTAAAACCCTAGAAAGATATCCATTTGTTATGAGGGTATGGTGGATTGTATCTTTTATGATCAGTTTATGTATCCTTTATGTTAATGGGAAGGAAATCACGATCCAAGGGTTAGAATCGTTGAAAAGTTCACATCTCATAGCGAATCTTGCAGTAACCCCGGTTTTAGGATTCTTAGGGTTTGTTGGTTTGAGGGGTATTACTGGCATCTATGTAGTTAGGGGTTCTGATCTACAAGACCCCTTGttggttgatgaagatgaagaagatgcagGGTGTTTGAAAGTGACACCGTACAGTGATGCTGGTCTTTTTAGTTTAGCTACACTATCGTGGTTAAACTCGATTCTTGCAATAGGTGTAAAAAGACCACTCGAGCTTAGAGACATCCCACTTCTTGCACCCGAAGATCGTTCTAAGTTTAACTACAagattttaaattcaaattGGGAGCGACTAAAAGCTGAAAATCGACCTTCTTTAGCTTGGGCTCTTTTAAGGTCGTTTTGGAAAGAGGCTGCCAAAAATGCGGTCTTTGCTAGTTCGTACACACTTGTATCATATGTTGGCCCGTATATGATAACCGATTTTGTTGATTACTTGGGCGGAATTGAGCATTACCCTCACGAAGGATACATTCTCGCTGGTGTGTTTTTTGTGGCCAAGTTAACAGAAACTTTAACTACCCGCCAGTGGTATTTAGGAGTCGATATTTTAGGAATGCATGTGAGATCGGCTCTCACTGCTATGGTTTACCGAAAGGGTTTAAGACTCTCGAGTTTAGCTAGGCAAAGCCACACCAgtggtgaaattgtaaattacATGGCGGTTGATGTACAAAGGGTTGGTGATTATGCGTGGTATCTCCATGACATATGGATGTTACCAATGCAAATAGTTCTTGCTTTAGCGATTCTTTATAAAAGTGTCGGGATTGCGTGCATTGCAACTTTATTGGCCACTATTTTGTCTATAGTCATAACGATTCCTTTAGCAAGAGTCCAGGAGCTATATCAAGATAAATTGATGGCTGCTAAAGATGACCGAATGAGAAAAACTTCCGAGTGTCTTAGAAATATGAGGATATTAAAATCACAAGCGTGGGAAGATCGGTATAAAGTGAGATTGGAAGAAATGAGAAGTGTTGAATTTAAGTGGCTCAAAAAGGCGTTATATTCACAGGCATTTATCACGTTCTTCTTTTGGAGCTCACCAATTTTTGTAGCGGCAGTTACATTCGGGACTTCAATCTTGATCGGTAATCAACTCACTGCGGGAGGGGTACTTTCGGCATTAGCCACTTTCAGAATTCTTCAAGAACCCTTGAGGAATTTTCCTGATTTGGTTTCAATGATGGCTCAGACAAAGGTTTCACTTGATAGAATCACAGGTTTTCTACTGGAGGAAGAGTTACAGGAAGATGCAACGATTGTATTGCCACATGGCATGTCAGACGTTGCAATCGAAGTCAAAGATGGAGAGTTCCAATGGGACCCGTCTTCTCCAAGGCCGACATTGTCTAATATCCAAATGAAAGTCGAGAAAGGGATGCGTGTAGCAGTTTGTGGCAGTGTCGGGTCTGGTAAATCGAGCTTTCTTTCTTGTATACTTGGTGAAATCCCGAAAATCTCTGGTGAA GTTCGAATCTGTGGGTCTGCAGCTTATGTATCCCAGTCTGCATGGATACAATCAGGAAATATTGaagaaaatgttttatttgGTAATCCAATGGACAAGGCAAAATACAAGAGAATACTTAATGCATGttctttaaaaaaagatttagaGCTTTTTTCACATGGTGATCAAACCATTATTGGTGATCGTGGTATAAATTTGAGTGGTGGCCAGAAACAAAGGGTGCAACTAGCAAGGGCGCTTTATCAAGATGCTGATATTTATCTACTTGATGATCCATTCAGCGCTGTGGATGCACACACTGGATCTGAGCTCTTTAAG GAGTACATAATGACGGCATTAGCTACTAAAACGGTAGTTTTTGTAACTCACCAAATCGAATTTTTGCCTGCTGCTGACTTAATTCTG GTTCTTAAAGAAGGTCAAATCATTCAAGCTGGTAAATACGAAGAACTTCTGCAAGCAGGAACTGACTTAAACGCGTTAGTTTCAGCTCACCAAGAAGCAATTGATGCTATGGATATCTATAATCACTCAGATGATGAGTCAGATGATAACAATAGTTTAATTAGGAATTGTGAGTCAATTGGAAGCAGTATGGATTCAACCACAAAAGTTCCAAACGAAAAAGCATCCATTTCAGACCGTAAAGccataaaagagaaaaagaaagcaAAACGCTCACGAAAAAAGCAACTGGTTCAAGAAGAGGAAAGGGAGCGTGGAAAAATTAGCATGAAAATTTATCTCTCGTACATGGCTGCAGCATATAAGGGTTTACTGATTCCACTTATTATTATTGCGCAAACTCTATTTCAAGGGCTTCAAATTGCTAGTAATTGGTGGATGGCTTGGGCTAATCCTCAAACTGAGGGGGACACAGCTCGAGTTAATAACTTAGTACTTATTGCAGTTTATATGGGACTTGCTTTTGGAAGCTCGTGGTTTATATTCGTTAGGGCAGTTTTAGTTGCTACCTTTGGTCTAGCGGCTGCACAGAAACTCTTTGTTAAAATGCTTAATAATGTTTTCAGGGCACCTATGTCATTCTTTGACTCTACTCCCGCTGGACGGATACTGAATCGG GTATCAGTTGATCAAAGTGTTGTTGATCTTGATATTCCCTTTAGACTCGGTGGATTTGCTTCCACTACAATCCAGCTTCTTGGCATAGTCGGGGTGATGACACAGGTTACGTGGCAAGTGTTGCTTCTTATTGTCCCAATGGCGATTGCATGCTTGTGGATGCAG AAATACTACATGGCTTCATCAAGGGAATTGGTGCGTATCGTTAGCATCCAGAAATCTCCAATCATCAATCTTTTTGGAGAATCGATTGCCGGGGCAGCCACTATTCGAGGTTTTGGGCAAGAGAAAAGATTTATGAAAAGGAATCTTTATCTTCTTGATTGTTTTGCCCGCCCATTCTTCTGTAGCATTGCAGCTATTGAGTGGCTCTGCTTACGCATGGAATTAATATCAACCTTTGTATTTGCTTTCTGTTTGGTTTTGTTAGTGAGCTTTCCACGTAAAGCTATAGATCCTA GTATGGCGGGTTTGGCTGTAACTTATGGGTTACAACTGAATGCACGTTTATCACGGTGGATACTTAGCTTTTGCAAGCTTGAAAATAAGATAATTTCCATAGAAAGGATTCATCAATATTGTCACATCCCAAGTGAAGCTCCACCTATCATTGAAGAAAGTCGTCCCCCACCCTCATGGCCAGAGGAAGGAAAAATTGAAATTATAGATTTGAAG GTTCGTTATAAGGAAAGTTTGCCTGTGGTCCTTCGCGGTGTGACTTGTGAATTTCCGGGAGGGAAGAAGATTGGGATTGTTGGACGTACAGGAAGCGGTAAATCCACTTTGATTCAAGCGTTATTTCGACTCATTGAACCTGAAGGTGGCCAAATCATTATAGATAATATTGACATTTCATCAATCGGCCTACATGATCTACGTTCCCGACTTAGTATCATACCTCAAGATCCTACATTGTTTGAAGGGACTATTCGGGGAAACCTTGATCCCCTTGAGGAACATACAGATCAAGAGGTTTGGGAG gCACTTGACAAATCTCAACTAGGAGATACAGTACGCGAGAAGGAGCAAAAACTTGATGCACCAG TTTTAGAAAATGGAGACAATTGGAGTGTGGGTCAACGACAACTTGTTTCACTTGGCAGGGCTTTGCTGAAACAGGCTCGAATCTTGGTGCTGGATGAAGCAACTGCTTCAGTTGATTCAGCCACTGATAATTTAATCCAGAAGATCATTCGTCAAGAATTTAAAGACTGTACTGTGTGCACCATTGCTCACCGCATCCCTACTGTCATCGACAGTGATCTAGTCCTTGTTCTTAGTGATG GGAAagttgcagaatttgattctcCAACTCGACTATTAGAAGATAAGTCATCTATGTTCTATAAATTGGTCACAGAATACTCGTCTAGATCAAGTAGCATCCCAGATTTTTGA
- the LOC122582374 gene encoding NADH dehydrogenase [ubiquinone] 1 alpha subcomplex subunit 9, mitochondrial, protein MQTISRRSLSLSQSSIYSLRSSISPISDHYYGGSGGYDDRRYASTLTTKGVGHLVRKGTGGRSSVSGIVATVFGATGFLGRYLVQELAKMGSQVLVPFRGSEDSPRHLKLMGDLGQIVPMKYNPRDENSIKAVMAKANVVINLIGREYDTRNYSFEEVNHHMAEQLAKLSKEHGGIMRFIQLSCLGASKSSPSRMLQAKAAAEESILRELPEATILRPAVMLGTEDRILNPWAQFARKYNFLPLVNHGSTKIQPVYVADVASAVVATLKDDGSSMGKLYELGGPDIYTLRELAEIMYEVIREWPHYVNVPFPIAKAISTPRDILLNKVPFPLPSPSIFNLDMINALSSDKLVSEDALTFSDLGLVPHKVKGYPIEFLIQYRKGGPNYGSTVSERANPDSYP, encoded by the exons ATGCAGACCATTTCGAGGCGATCCTTATCCCTCTCTCAGTCATCAATTTACTCTCTCAGATCATCAATTTCCCCTATTTCCGATCACT ATTACGGCGGCAGTGGCGGTTACGATGACCGGCGTTACGCTTCAACTCTTACGACGAAAGGCGTTGGTCATTTGGTCCGTAAGGGCACTGGTGGACGATCATCTGttag TGGAATAGTTGCTACAGTATTTGGAGCGACTGGTTTCCTTGGGCGTTATTTGGTGCAAGAGCTTG CTAAGATGGGTTCACAAGTGCTGGTGCCTTTTAGAGGTTCTGAGGATTCACCTCGACATCTCAAACTGATGGGTGATTTGGGGCAG ATTGTTCCCATGAAATATAATCCAAGAGATGAAAACTCAATTAAGGCAGTCATGGCTAAGGCAAATGTTGTAATCAATCTCATAG GAAGGGAATATGACACTAGAAATTATAGTTTTGAGGAAGTCAACCATCACATGGCAGAACAACTTGCCAAG CTTTCCAAAGAACATGGTGGAATCATGAGATTTATACAACTTTCTTGCTTAGGAGCCTCTAAATCATCTCCATCCAGAATGCTCCAAGCTAAAGCTGCTGCCGAGGAATCCATCTTACGTGAATTGCCTGAG GCCACGATACTGAGACCTGCGGTGATGCTTGGCACAGAAGATCGGATCTTGAATCCATGGGCTCAGTTTGCTAGAAAATATaactttcttccacttgttaaCCATGGATCTACCAA GATTCAACCTGTGTATGTTGCTGATGTTGCTTCTGCAGTTGTTGCTACTTTGAAAGATGATGGTAGTAGCATGGGAAAACTTTATGAACTTGGTGGACCCGACATATATACACTACGTGAATTG GCTGAAATTATGTATGAAGTTATTCGAGAATGGCCGCATTATGTTAATGTTCCTTTTCCTATTGCAAAG GCAATCTCAACGCCTCGTGATATATTGCTTAATAAAGTTCCATTCCCCTTGCCTTCACCAAGTATTTTCAATTTGGATATGATCAATGCTCTTTCCTCGGATAAACTCGTCTCAGAAGATG CTCTAACATTTAGTGATCTTGGCCTTGTGCCACATAAGGTGAAGGGATATCCTATTGAGTTCCTTATTCAGTATCGCAAGGGTGGGCCCAATTATGGTTCTACAGTCAGTGAAAGAGCGAATCCAGATTCTTATCCTTGA